aaaagtctttagaaaccaaacaggagggactttttctacagggactaatagagtcttttttattagtcgtaggacttctgaaccaaacacccctCGTTTTGCTTGCCTGCGGTCCTTCTCTCTCACTCTCAGAAAGGAGATTATCTTTTTCGCTTTAGGGCTGTCAGAGAGATAGGGGACATTGGTTAAGGTGGTCTAAGCCTTTTTTGCCAGTCTGTTGCTCTCATGGAGCTGCATTGTGAGGAGAGCTGCTATCGACCTATCATTTCTACGATCTGTACTACAGTGGTTGATTTCAGTATGGCCAAGTAGCACTCCATACTCTAAAAATGTACCTGTACCTGCTACGTCCACGAGTTGTCAATTTTCAGTACGTTTGATGAAGCAGCACTCCATACTGTAAATAGACCATGCATGCTTCACGTTCAGAGTTTGGAAATTGTGtgcgctgctgccgctgctgttGCGTTCCTTCCCAACGAAGGAACCGATGGATCCACCCCGCGGACCGGCGGTCAAAGACCAGACCTCTCTCTCTCCACTCCACTCCACTGAGCTGGCTGCGCGGCACCGCAGTGCACCCCCCTACCTAGCTAGCAGAGTGAGCTGAGTGAGCTACGTGAGTGAGTAGTCACCTCACAAATCAAAATCACGTCGGACCGGACCGGACCGGACGGCGACAGATGAGCTACTCCAGCGTACGTACACGGAAATCTCCGTCGCGTGGCGCCCGGTTTGCTTGCCCCTCCGGTTGACTGGCCGGCCGTGACCGACCTTGACCCGCCGGTCCACACTCCACACTCACGCGCCCACGCTCTGTCTCCCATCGCACGCGGCCGCTCCGCTATATAATCCCGCCCCGGCGCTCCTCGTTCCGCCACACTTCCATCCACTCCCCTGCTTCCTCATTTGCTCAAGTTTCTTTCAGCTCGTTcggtttgtgtgtgagagagagacagAGTAGCCTGCCTTGCCATGGGGAAGAAGAAgagcggcggcaacggcggcgggGAGAAGGTGGTGGAGGTGGCGGCGAGGGAGTTCGCGCTGAAGGTGGCGATGCACTGCAAGTGCCACGGGTGCACGGACAGGCTGCGCGCCGCGGTGCGGGACCTCACGCTGGCGCCCGGCGTCGAGGCGGTGGACCAGACCGCGGCCGAGGCCACCGGCGAGGTGCGCGTGCTCGCCACGGCCGACCCCGAGCGGCTCCGCAAGGCCCTCCGCAAGGCCACCGGCAAGAAGGTCGACCTCGTCTTCCCGCCCGCCAAGGAGCGCAAGAAGGGGGACGCCGACGCCGCCGCGGTCCAGGCGCTGCTCGCCGACCTGCAGCTGCACCACCAGTACGGGGGCCAGGCCGCGGCGCGTCACCAGTACGGGGGACAGGGCGCCGCGTGGGCCGCGAGCCAGCAGCACCAGCAGCAGCTGCTCGGCCTCGGCGGCGGGTGGAATGGAGCCGGTGCTGGGGGCTACGGCGCGGCGTACCCGTGGCAGCCCTCCTCTGCGGCCTCCTACTACCCGGCTGCGCCCGCCGCTGGTGCTGGTTGGGGCGCGTACGGCGGCTACGGGTACGCTCCTCAGGCGCAGGCCCCGTCCCAGGGCCACGGCGGCTACTACGGCGCGAGCTCGCCGGCGTGGCACGGCCAGGGCTACTGATCGGTCGACCGAGCCGACCGCGCGGCCGGAGACGGGCGAGTACGTCGGATCATCATACCGGATCGCCAGACGACGATGGCATATACATATGCGTACTCCTTTTGTACTAGCAGTATTATATCTCAGTTCAGTTAATTGTTGGTAGCAATCGGCCGGATGATCGGGTAGTGGTAGTAGTAGCTGTGATCGATACTGAATCCAGGGAGCAGATATAGTACTGCTTCCTTTGCTCTTTGTTCATGTATATTT
The sequence above is a segment of the Aegilops tauschii subsp. strangulata cultivar AL8/78 chromosome 6, Aet v6.0, whole genome shotgun sequence genome. Coding sequences within it:
- the LOC109762406 gene encoding uncharacterized protein, with protein sequence MGKKKSGGNGGGEKVVEVAAREFALKVAMHCKCHGCTDRLRAAVRDLTLAPGVEAVDQTAAEATGEVRVLATADPERLRKALRKATGKKVDLVFPPAKERKKGDADAAAVQALLADLQLHHQYGGQAAARHQYGGQGAAWAASQQHQQQLLGLGGGWNGAGAGGYGAAYPWQPSSAASYYPAAPAAGAGWGAYGGYGYAPQAQAPSQGHGGYYGASSPAWHGQGY